A window of Glycine soja cultivar W05 chromosome 2, ASM419377v2, whole genome shotgun sequence genomic DNA:
acactgTGGGGGCCACTTAAACcctaagggtgtgtttggtttgcattttcattttctgttttcatttcctgttttcattttttgaaaactgttttcattttcaaaagattagaattctgaaaatatgtttggtttgacttcttgttttctgttttcatgaaataaaaatactgaaaatttatgatatattgacttcttgtctttttgtatttttagatttgcttaaaattacattcattgccaccgcaatttcattttacctGAAATGAGGTTTCTGTTCTCAactgaaaacactgaaaatgagattttattgttttcattttctgattgtttcctgttttcattttcactgaaaatgttttcagaaatccaaccaaacacattttcatcaccgttttctgttttaagtgaaaatgaaaacagaaaacaaccaaaccaaacaccccctaaACCACTTCACTATACTTTTCAGACAATACTTTTCCGTTTCTCTTATAAACAGGGGCATGCACACACTTCCATTAAGCATTTTTGTTTCTAACTTAGCAGAGAGCATCTCACTCTTTAAAAACCCATCCAAGGCAGCATCTCTCTTTAAGCATCCTCACCTCCTCCCACTAAACCTATCCTCCTCTTTTCTTCCAAAcaccattttaaataatattgaatcaAAAGGCAACAAGTACATGGAAGAATAAAATCTCCATAATAAAACTTTTGTCAATTAAAGTTCCATAATACCTTGGCATCAATATTTCACGAAGCTTCAACCGTGCCATAAATTCTGCATTACCACCAAGGATTATATCTGTCCCACGACCAGCCATATTGGTAGCAATTGTCACTGCCCCAAGACGACCACTCTGTGCTACAATTTCTGCTTCCCTCTCAACATTTTCTGGTTTTGCATTAAGTACCTAGAAACAATACATATTGCACTACTTTTAtacccaaaaaaattaagacaaaaaaagtGGTTGCAAGATTAAGCTTCATTATAGTTCTTTCAAATGGATGAGCAGTTGGTCAGTGTTATCACTTATCAACACTTGCCTAGGCTATGAATAGGCTATCgtttttagaaacaaaaattattttaaatgggtatcattaagaaaatattgtaCTGCCACATTCTGTCTATGAAGCACAAGCACTCCTCTTGCTTGAGCTGGTGGGGTGTTGATGCTGGACATGTTTCCATCACCAACACCTGTACAATACATGCTGAACTCTTGTCAGCTCAAACACTTGAGCCAACACCTCCAAATGGATGGATTCTTCAAGGACactagtattatatatatatatatataacttttttagaCATTCAAAAAAGTcaccataaaattataatataaaatattgaaaaaaataatgccTTTCAATATTGTTGTGAGGCTCATTAATCATTATCatagaataaaatgtaaaacaTTAACAAGTTGTTTTAAGAAGGTGAATATGCCtttcttgaaaaatataattcatcttTTTGGTTATGGATTTTTCTGAAAAGAGACAAAGTGCTTACATTTTTAAATGACGCATCTTAATATGTTTTTGTGAGGTATAGTAGTATAGGAAGCAAGAGGGACCTTACCTCGTGCGGAATTCCAGCTTCTTTCAATTGCTCTGACAAAGAATCACTCTGCTCAACACTAGTGGTGCCAACAAGCACCGGGCGACCGGTTTTGTGCATCCTAGAGATTTCTACTACAACTGCACGCCATTTCCCTGAAGTTGCCCTAAAAACTACATCAGATTCAtcctgagaaaaataaaataaagattaggAACTAGAAAAAAGTCAAATAATTGATATTATGTACAAAATAAATCTACTAAGATTATTCCAAATTTAACTGTAAATGGAAAGAAACCATTGGCCCTACCTCTAACAGAactataataatttacatatatgtTGCACATATAAATgtagtaaataataaatatattaccaTTCCTCCCATTGAGGAATTGGAATACAAATTCCACATGACAAGACAGTCATCAGTTTATTAAAGTGTTGCACATGAATGACAAGTAAGAACAAACCTTTCTTATCATAGGTTTGTTTGTTGGCACAATTGTAACTTTAAGCTTGTAAATGCTCTCAAATTCTGTACTTTCTGTTGCTGCAGTGCCAGTCATACCACAAAGTTTGGGGAACTATAGAGGTACATGGTTTGAAAACATCAAGGTAAGTTCAAAGGCAAATGAAATTCTGAAATGATGGTTCACTTAATCAGCTCAGATACAACATTTCCAACCTGAAGAAAGAAATTCTGGTAACTGATAGAAGCCAGCGTTACAGTTTCATTTTGAATTGGCAACCCTTCCTTTGCCTCAACTGCTTGGTGAAGGCCATCACTCCACCTTCTCCCCTATCagagtaaataaaaattacttgttCCTTGAGATATCAACAGAATTTACTTCTCAGAAATTTGAAGATGTGACAGTTTAATTCTTTGTTCTCTCTAGATAGAAGTGGTAGTGAGTGTCAGTAATATGTAAGATTTTGCTATTGGCTAGACTGACACTACAATAATTAGATAGTAATGTAAACACCAAGGTTTTGGCATTATATCACAAGCATGACAGGTTAAAAAGAATCCATATATATCCAGCTGACCACAGGGTGTTTAAAGATAAGGACAGCACCTGAAATGTATCAAAAGGTGGAATCTCTATTAACACCTAATGTGCATTTCAAGGAGTTTCCAGGTGTAGACTGTAGACTAATATAAATAGTTTCTGTGCTGAAACTTCAAGCCAAATCTAGTGAATATTAATGGCAACTATTCTTATagtatcaataattaaattataatgctttaattgttgaatagcGATCATAAGTTATCCAGTAAAGGACAGTGCATTAAGTCATGATTTAATACTTTTCTCAGCCATAATCTGAAGCAAAGTTTTGCCATAATCTTAAATCTTGATAGAGCTACATACAATAAAAATTAGTACATTAAAGGGCTGAgattataataatgataattataacCCCCAAAGAACCAGATTTCATAAACAACATAGAGGAAGAATGAAGGGAATATCCTATCAAGGGAATCATATTTACTTCGGAAGATATGCTcttcaagcacttgaaatcaAATGTAGATCAAGAACTGCTATTGATGGCACTACTATTCTCCTTGCCTTGGCTAGTTAAATTGTTTATTTCCATGAGGCCAAGTAGAATCTCTAAATACCTGCATGACTCGACCAGTAAACTCATCAACAATTAGGACCTCTTTTCCACGAATGATGTAGTTTACATCTCGAAGAAATAGTTCTTTTGCTTTTATTGCATTTAGGATATATGAAGCCCACTGTTCTCGAGGATCATATAAATCTTTGACAGCTAAAATTTCTTCAGCATCTTCATAACCTTGCTCAGAAAGTAGAACTGTTTTCTGTTTTTCGTCTACCTGCAAAGACAATTTCAGTTAGAAGAATAATATTCAAAGATCcactcttattttaataaattgagcATCTACTCCTGTCGTCAAAGATAAAATAAGTCATAGTCATGATGAAAATTTACCAACCATAATCCATTCACAAGGTATAAAAATCAAAACCTCCATAACTGTGTTTTTTAGTTAACCGAACAAATGCTTTGTTTCCCATTTTCAACACAATATCTTTAATCTATCCATATGTAAAACCCCATTAAAACCACCCAGCTGTCCAGCAAATATGAAAGAGAAGTTTGTTCACTTTGCCAAGCAGACCATGAAATAGAAACTAACTTATATTGTATATCAAATTCACTGTTAGCATCACATAAGCATTCCActctatataatatttataagccatcttcctaaaaaaaattcatcttcTACCTCATTTTCATTTAACTAGGGCTAGTCAGGTCaagtttccttctttttttttgtttaactttcCCCCCTTATATAGGCAGATATGTTTGAAAAAACAGGAAAGGTCCATaacctcaataaaaaaaaacagggATAAATATTGCTTCAActaatttttacattttcttgttttaaaaatagtatGAACAATGTGAGCACATTGTCCATGTATCATGAACCAGGCAAATGAAGATCTCATCTCATCAAGTATAcctcaaaaaaaggaaaaaactaaTAATCACAAATGAACTTCACTTATCATTGTTGTCATGTTCGTATCaaggataaaaatattaatcaacgACAATGCAGTCCCagtttgtaattttgtttcaatattCTAATTAAGATATATAGGCCCAATGATAAATACTGTATGGAGATAAAATTACACCTGACAAAATTTCCTCTACTAAACATAAAATTGGCTGAATTTAAGTATGACATATAACCAGACTAGTACAGTTGGTTTCTAACCCTTGTTGCAAACCTAAAATCGAAAACAGACTCTTCTTATGATGCTAGTATAGCAACACTTCTTATTTCTTAATAGACACAACCTAAAAGTGAGCTGAGCAGGCACCAATAGAGAAACAGGGAGTACGTGTGCTGATAAACTTAACACtacattaaatttcaaaatgtaaACATAATTTAGCAGACTTACAGTGTAATGTATGTCTTGTTCAAAGGCTTCTGCAATCTTTGCAGCCTTATAATATTGATCACTGGGTTTCTCTGCAGGTCCAGATATAATAAGCGGTGTTCTAGCTTCATCAATAAGGATTGAATCAACCTCATCAATGATACAGTAATTGAAACCCCTTATGACAAGATCTTCGACACTCTGTACATTCCAAAGTTCAGAGTTCAGCATGATATTAAAaggatacaaattaaaaatctaaaaagcatattttaaatgcaAGAAATATGTAAAGGAAAAATTACTTTCCGTGGCAAGATTGTCTCTCAAGTAATCAAAACCAAGCTCACTATTAGTGACATATGTTATATCACATGagtaattttcctttctttgctGACTTGTCATATTCTCTGCAACCAAATTCATTATTTGTTAGACTGAAACAAAGGAATAGGTTTAAAACACGTTGCATCTTGAAGAATTTCAGttaaaaacaagaagaaaaaaaacataaaaaaacctAAACAAAAGCCAAAGAACAAACTacgtaaaaaatgaataaactaTTATTCAGAAATGAAAATAGAGTGGAGGGAAACAAAGCAACACAGAAGCTTGAAATACAACCAACCCCAACTGACTAACAATGGATGAATACAGATGTAGAAACAGAATCCAAACATAAAGAGGAGAGGGAAGTAATGAAGTATGAGACATACGCTGAATGAGGCCAACCTTCAATCCAAGAAAGCGAGGAACCTGACCAACCCACTCACAATCCCTCCGAGCTAGATAATCATTGACAGTTACAACATGAACTCCCTTCCCACTCAATGCATTTAAATAAGCTGGCAAAACAGCAACCAGTGTCTTCCCTTCTCCGGTCCTCATTTCAGCTATTTCTCCCTTATGAAGAACCATGCCTCCTACAAGACCCAAACTAacacaatattaataaattatcctcttacacatatatttataaatacacTAAATAGCACAAGCTAGAGTACACTACACTATGTATAAGGCAATAAAGTGAGGGCAAAACTTAAGTTCCGCAAGTGTTTTTGGTGATGTTCTCCAATCAGAATTGGAGTTTTATTTTGGGAATCTATGTTGACCTTTAatgaaaacatttattatgcaGATTACTGAGGTAAAACTCTTATTCCAATTCTAATTGGAGAACAACTCCAAAGGCTGTTAAGGACTGCGTGTaagttttttctataaaatgacAGAGTTCAATTCCATAAACAACGAAACGCCAGCGAAAGACTTACCTATGAGCTGGACATCGAAGGGACGAAGGCCCAGAACCCTCTTCGAAGCTTCTCTCACCACAGCAAACGCCTCCTGCAATGCACATACACACAGACACAGTACACTTTAATCACTTCCTTGGTCACAATCAAGAGAAACTGCATTTGATTTGAATCGCCGCTTATAAACTACAACACTCAATACTTCAAAACTCACTGGCAAGAGCGAATCCAAAGACTGGCCATGCTGCGCGCGTTCTCGCAGCGCAAAAGTCCTGTCCCTCAGTTCCGAATCCGACAAAGCAGAAATCTCCGGTTCCAATCCATTGATTATGTTAACGGTCGCAGCGTATTGCTGCTTCGTGGCTTCTCCCGTATCGGCGCCTTTGAAGATGCCGCCCAACAAGCCTCCGAGGGACGCCACCGAACCCGATCGGCGGCGCCTTCTCCGCCGCGTTCCGG
This region includes:
- the LOC114377978 gene encoding protein translocase subunit SecA, chloroplastic isoform X2, which gives rise to MAASSLCSSFTSKTWNPHARYHHKTLAPPYSAFLRGDLQLHPPSVSGTRRRRRRRSGSVASLGGLLGGIFKGADTGEATKQQYAATVNIINGLEPEISALSDSELRDRTFALRERAQHGQSLDSLLPEAFAVVREASKRVLGLRPFDVQLIGGMVLHKGEIAEMRTGEGKTLVAVLPAYLNALSGKGVHVVTVNDYLARRDCEWVGQVPRFLGLKVGLIQQNMTSQQRKENYSCDITYVTNSELGFDYLRDNLATSVEDLVIRGFNYCIIDEVDSILIDEARTPLIISGPAEKPSDQYYKAAKIAEAFEQDIHYTVDEKQKTVLLSEQGYEDAEEILAVKDLYDPREQWASYILNAIKAKELFLRDVNYIIRGKEVLIVDEFTGRVMQGRRWSDGLHQAVEAKEGLPIQNETVTLASISYQNFFLQFPKLCGMTGTAATESTEFESIYKLKVTIVPTNKPMIRKDESDVVFRATSGKWRAVVVEISRMHKTGRPVLVGTTSVEQSDSLSEQLKEAGIPHEVLNAKPENVEREAEIVAQSGRLGAVTIATNMAGRGTDIILGGNAEFMARLKLREILMPRVVKPSEEGFVSIKKPPPSKTWKVNEKLFPCQLSNKNVDMAEKAVQLAVETWGKRSLTELEAEERLSYTCEKGPAQDEVIAKLRNAFLEIGKEYKVFTEEERKKVVEAGGLHVVGTERHESRRIDNQLRGRSGRQGDPGSSRFFLSLEDNIFRIFGGDRIQGLMRAFRVEDLPIESKMLTKALDEAQRKVENYFFDIRKQLFEYDEVLNSQRDRVYTERRRALESDNLQSLLIEYAELTMDDILEANIGSDAPKDSWDLEKLTAKIQQYCYLLNTLSPDLLGNTCSDYEELRNYLRLRGREAYLQKRGERDLSNLSATCNFCY
- the LOC114377978 gene encoding protein translocase subunit SecA, chloroplastic isoform X1, with product MAASSLCSSFTSKTWNPHARYHHKTLAPPYSAFLRGDLQLHPPSVSGTRRRRRRRSGSVASLGGLLGGIFKGADTGEATKQQYAATVNIINGLEPEISALSDSELRDRTFALRERAQHGQSLDSLLPEAFAVVREASKRVLGLRPFDVQLIGGMVLHKGEIAEMRTGEGKTLVAVLPAYLNALSGKGVHVVTVNDYLARRDCEWVGQVPRFLGLKVGLIQQNMTSQQRKENYSCDITYVTNSELGFDYLRDNLATSVEDLVIRGFNYCIIDEVDSILIDEARTPLIISGPAEKPSDQYYKAAKIAEAFEQDIHYTVDEKQKTVLLSEQGYEDAEEILAVKDLYDPREQWASYILNAIKAKELFLRDVNYIIRGKEVLIVDEFTGRVMQGRRWSDGLHQAVEAKEGLPIQNETVTLASISYQNFFLQFPKLCGMTGTAATESTEFESIYKLKVTIVPTNKPMIRKDESDVVFRATSGKWRAVVVEISRMHKTGRPVLVGTTSVEQSDSLSEQLKEAGIPHEVLNAKPENVEREAEIVAQSGRLGAVTIATNMAGRGTDIILGGNAEFMARLKLREILMPRVVKPSEEGFVSIKKPPPSKTWKVNEKLFPCQLSNKNVDMAEKAVQLAVETWGKRSLTELEAEERLSYTCEKGPAQDEVIAKLRNAFLEIGKEYKVFTEEERKKVVEAGGLHVVGTERHESRRIDNQLRGRSGRQGDPGSSRFFLSLEDNIFRIFGGDRIQGLMRAFRVEDLPIESKMLTKALDEAQRKVENYFFDIRKQLFEYDEVLNSQRDRVYTERRRALESDNLQSLLIEYAELTMDDILEANIGSDAPKDSWDLEKLTAKIQQYCYLLNTLSPDLLGNTCSDYEELRNYLRLRGREAYLQKRDIVEQQAAGLMKEAERFLILSNIDRLWKEHLQALKFVQQAVGLRGYAQRDPLIEYKLEGYNLFLDMMAQIRRNVIYSVYQFQPVLVKQDQDKTENRKSGKRNIARTQVNPNSDPVGTVEPSTSSTTS